TCAATACCACGGCTGTGGGGTCAACGATAATTTTGGACGGAGTCATCATGTCCAATATCAATGGGCAACATGTTCGAACTGGCCAGAACACAGTGAAGGTTCAGATCACCAATTCGATATTTGCCAATATGGGTGCGCTGACCACTTCCAACCTTGGGGCTGGTAAGGGAATCGATCTGAGAGAGGCGGCTTGCGATACTTTCATCGTCGTGAACAATACTTTTGTGAATTATCAGGACCGTGCGATTCGGCATTATAATTTCAGCAATCCGCAGGCGGGAACTGGAGAGATCAAATACGGCCGGATCGAGCATAATACTTTCGTGAACGGGATGGGATTCCACGGCTTATTCTCTTTGGGCAATGTGGGGCCAGAGATCATCATTACTAACAACTTGTTTGTCGATGCATTTGCCCTGGGCGAAGATTCCACCGATGTGACCCGCGCGGCGGAATGGGCCAACACCGGTGAGTTCTATCCCAATGGGCTGAATCGGATCACGTGGATCTTCACGGCGCCCAACGAGGTCACCCAGTGGACGGTTCGGAATAATTATTACACCATCAGCGATTCTGGCTGGGCGTTTTTGAACGATTTCAAGTTCGGTCCCGGATCTCCGCTTTCTTATCACATCAACAAGCGCTTAGGTGCTGATTCCGTGAACGCGTTCACCTATATTAATCTCAGCCTCGTTAAAATCCCAAGACTTATGACCAACATGATGCGCTGGTACGAAAGTCCAACCGGCGGTGGCAGAAAGAAAGATCAAACCAATTTCGTCAAAGAGCGGGATGACTACGATCGACGCCGCATCGAATTTTACCGCGATACCCTAAACTGCTCTTATCCGATGACCTCAGTGGCCTATACAGGGGCGCAGGGAGGTTTCCCTGTCGGTGACCTCAATTGGTTCCCAGACAAGAAAGCAGAATGGGAACAATGGGTGACGAGGGTTCAATCTGAGAAGGGGCGGATGCCAACACAATTCGCATTGCACCAGAATTATCCCAATCCGTTCAACCCATCGACAACCATTTCTTTCAGCATCGACAAAGCTGGCCCTGTGAAATTGACCGTTTATAATTTGCTCGGTCAGCACATGGCAACCTTACTGGATCGGAATCTATCTGCCGGCTATCATCAGGTTGAATTCAATGCGTCGCATTTGAGCGATGGAGTCTATTTCTATAAATTAGAAGCCAACGGAAAAGCCAGTGTCCGAAAGATGCTTTTGCTGAAATAGCGTCCGAACAAACCATCGGTCTTGGAGGGATCGATGGTCTCGGGGACTCATTCCAGATCGGGAGGGCGGAGCAGTTCTCTCGCCGCTCCCGATCGCTGGCATTTTACCAGGAGTTCAATAGAAAACTGCTCTAACTGAAGCTTTCGCTTCCAAAATTGGTGTCGGTGGTTACTTTTAAGGATGGAAAGGCATCAAGTGGCTTTTGATCAAACCAGCACAGATCAAAGAGACGAGAGATCGCGTTCGATGTCCGATCTAAGCTTCAGACGGATCATGTTCAAGAGATATTCAGCTAATTCGCAGTTTCAGAAAAGGGATTTTTAAGTGAAAAAACTATTTCAAAACTTTTATGTCTCTGCTTTCGGTTCGCTGACAGTGATGCTGTTGTCGCTCAGTTTTATCAGCCAGCAAGCGTGTATCAGCCATCGCGCCACTCGTTGGTCCGTGCGCATGGCCGATTCAGAGATGAAACGAAATCCTGAACCATGGATGATCGATTTCCGCGAAACGCCCAAGTGGGAATACACCCAGGGCTTGGTATTGAAAGCCATTTTGCAAGTCTGGCAGGCGACTGGGGAGGAAAAGTATTTCCAGTATGTCCGGGCTTATTACAATCAGTTCATTGATAGTAGCGGCAATATTTTGACTTACCGTCTGGATGAATACAATATCGATCGGATTAATCCTGGGAAGCCGCTGTTTCTTTTGTATGAAAAAACGAGGGATGAAAAATTCAAGAGGGCAATCCTATTGCTGAGGGAGCAAATGCGGACCCATCCGAGAACCAGTGAGGGGGGATTTTGGCATAAGAAAATCTATCCCCATCAGATGTGGCTGGATGGGATTTACATGGCCAGTCCCTTCTTGGCAGAATTTGCCCAGAAATTCGACGAACCAGAACTTTTAGATGATGTGGTTAATCAGATCGTGTTGATGGAACGCCACGCTCGAGATGAAAATACTGGTCTGCTTTATCATGGTTGGGATGAAAGCAGGCTGCAGCGCTGGGCTGATCCAGTGACTGGGCGTTCGCCAAACTTTTGGGGCCGCGCAATGGGCTGGTATGCTATGGCGTTGGTCGATGTGCTCGATTTTCTCCCAGACAACCATCCGCGTCGGGCTGAAGTCCTTGCCATTTTGAACCGATTGGCATCAGCGATCGCTAAATATCAGGATCCGAAAACCGGGGTTTGGTATCAGGTGGTCGATCAGATGGGGCGTAGCGGCAATTATCTCGAATCATCGGCCTCGTGCATGTTCGTCTATGCCCTGCTGAAAGGCATTCGCAATGGTTATCTCGATCGGTCTTTCGAGTCTAATGCACAACGTGGGTATAATGGGATCATTCAGCAGTTCATCACCGTTGATCCAGATGGAACGGCCAATATTCATCAAGTTTGCTCCGTCGCTGGCCTAGGGGGCAGTCCATATCGAGATGGTTCTTTCGAATATTATATCAGCGAGCCAATTCGAAGCAACGATCCCAAGGCGGTTGGTCCGTTCATCCTCGCCAGTCTCGAATATGAAGCATTGAGGAAATGATGGAAATAAATGCGGATTGACTGATTTAGCTGGTCGGTTGATCGTTTGGAATGGTATAAACATTCAATCGGAATGTTCAGATTTTTACCACTCGTTTCAAGAGGGGGCATATCGGAAAGATGAACCCAAAAATGTCATGATATTAGATGGCTCTAATCGTGAATTAATGAAATGGGATTTCGAGTGATCTGGAGTGATGGCAGCGGCTCGAGATCAAGAATAACGATGAATCACTTGAAATATATTTGTGGTCATTAAATAGGAGGCGTGATGACAGCTACAAATCGCCTGAAATTTATGAAAACAATCAGATATGGAGGCTCTGGATTCCATCGATCTCAGAGTGAATGGTTAAGAGCTGGTCTCATTGCAATCGGACTGATCTTGATTCTTGTGAGTTGGGTGAACGGGCAGAGCGTTGGCAAGATCGCTGGATCGGTGAGAGATGCAAAGACCGGGGATCCATTGCCTGGGGCGAATGTTGTTGTTGTCGGTACCCTGCTGGGGGCGGCCGCTGATGTGAATGGTGAATATTATATCTTGAATATCCCGCCTGGGAAATATGAGCTGCGCGCCAGCATGATGGGATATGAGAAGATGAAGGTAGTGGATGTAATTGTGCATGTCAATCGAACCACACGGGTGGATTTTAAACTGGAGGAGTCTGTGTTGGAATTTGGTGAGGTGGTGGTGCAAGCGACACGGCCGGATGTGGAGCGGGATAAGACTTCCACCAGTTCGATCGTCCGATTTGATGATGTTCAATTGTTACCAGGCATTCGGGATATTGGGGATATAATTCAATTGGCGGTGGATGTTATTGATGGTCATTTCCGAGGGGGCCGGGAGGGTGAAGAATATTACCTATTGCAAGGGATGGGGATCGTCAATCCGCTGGACCGATCGACGGCGTTTCAGCCGATCATGAGTGGCGTAGAGGAGGTAGAGGTGATCACCAGCGGGTTTGGGGCGCAATATGGCAATGCCCAATCCGGTATCGTGAATATTTCGATGAAGGAGGGGGATCCGCATCACTGGTGGACCAGATTGGAATCCCGCGTGCGAGCACCAGGTCGCAAGCATTTCGGCCCCAGCGTTTTTGATCCGAATGCAAACGATTATATCCGATTGTTGCTCAACGAGCAAGTCTGGTTGCGTGGCGATCCCAGCGCTGATCTGCCACAACCCTATTACGGTTCAATGGCCTCGGGACTAACTGGTAGCTTCGCCGGGGACACCCTTGTTCAACTTGCCGTGGCGCAGGCGCTCTGGCAACAAACCAGGAGAGATATCGGCAGAATCTATGGCAATGAGCTCGACAACTCGTTGGAGCTGGCGACTGGAGGGCCGATCGATCAGAGAACACGATTGTTTATCGCCGGCCGCTCGAATCGGCGCTGGAGCGTCTTTCCCACCGAGGGGCCGAACGTCGAATATCAAGGCATGGGGAACATTGTGACCGACTTGGGTTCGGGTGCAACGGTCCGGCTCAGCGCCGGATTGAACCATCTGCACGATTATGTGTTTCCGGGTTCAAATAACGTTGGTGGATATCAGCGCTGGCTCTGGGACCGGATCACTGGCGTGCGGGAACGAAAAAAGGTCAATGCCCAGTTTGGCGTTCGAGTGACCAAGACGGTGAGCCCAAGCTCCTTTTACGAGCTAAAAGTTAATTCCCTTTTCACTCATAATCGCCTGGGTGCAACGCCAGTACCACCCGTCCTTCCCGATTCGGTGGATTTCAACTGGGTGGTAGGAACGATCGCCTATCCCAATAACAATTCGCCCGATCGGCTCAATTATCAAATGGGTTATGATAGCTTTACTGATGAGAGAACACGGACGATTTCTGTGGATGGGGCATGGACCAGTCAAATTACAAAAGCGCATTTGCTTAATGCCGGTATCCAGCTCAACTCCTATGGAATTGATGTCTCAAATTTTTTGAACATTCGCTCCAGTAGACAGCTCGAAAATTACACCGCCAAACCATTCGAGGCGGCGATCTATATCCAGGACAAAATGGAGTTCGAAGGCCTGATCGCAAGCGTGGGGCTGCGGTTCGACCTCTGGTATTCTGGCAAAAAATACTATCCTGATCTGTACACCCCCTTTGGGGATCCAGACTCACTGGGACGATTCCACCCCTCGCAAGCAGTCAGCAAAAAGCCACCAATCTACGGCCGTTTGCAGCCGCGCTTGGGTTTTTCATTTCCGATCTCGGTCAGAACTGTGTTTCATTTGAACTATGGTGCTTTCATGCAACGCCCAGCTTTTCAATATATCGTTTCAACGCGACTGGGCCAGCGATTGAATGATCCGATCATTCTGGGCAATCCGCGCCTTGAGCCTGAGACCACCAATAGCTACGATATTGGAGTGGTTCAGGCCCTCACTGAAGGAATTACGTTGGACATCAGCGGCTATTATAAAGATGTCAAAAACCTAATTCAACAATCCAATTTCATCGACGAACGGGCCGGTTATCAGGTGAGTTCATATTTCAACCTCGATTATGCGGATATCCGAGGTTTTCGCATCGCGCTCAACAAACGGCGCGGGAACCTAACTGGGTCGATCAACTATCAATTCAGCTATGCGACGGGGAAAAGTGCCACGGCTACCGCTGCGACCCCAATTTTCAATCGGGACACGCTGGGCGTCGTTACGACAGATTTGACCAACGTGCCAACTCGGGATATTTTGTTGGATTTCGATCGAACCCACAACCTAATTGTCACCATCAGCTATACGACGGGGCGAGAATGGGGGCCCGCGCTATTCGGAGGAAAACCGCTTGCTGAACTGGCGGTCTCTCTTCATTCATCGCTGCAAAGCGGAAGACCCTATACCTCGCCTTTCGACATTCGGTTGATCAATGTGAAACGCACACCGATGGAGTTCAATACCAATCTGAGATTGACCAAGACGCTGCGCCACGTGGTCGGCTTATCAGCGACGATTTATGGTGAAATATATAATCTGTTCAACAATAAGATTCTCAATTACGATTATCTATTTCAGCGCCCCACAGCCACTAACCCGAACCTCCCTCTGCAGTATTATGAGCTTTATCCCATCAACGATCGTCAGAATGGAATCCGCTATTGGTGGGATAAGGGGAGGCAGGGGCCGTTCAGCGTGGATCAATCGTTTTTAATTTACAGCAATCAACCACGGTCTTATCAATTTGGACTGGTGGTGGAATTTTAACCGCACCTATAAAGAAAGTACGGGCAAATATTATGAGACGGATTGGATTTTTCCTGCTTATCCTCATGGTTTGGCTTGGCGATGGCCATTGCCAAGTCCGAGATTGGCGGGTCCACCGCAGAGGGATGCTGCATCAGACTGTGTTCAATACTGGGGAATTGGGTCGAGCTTATAATGCAGGGGGGACGATTCTGCCTGGTAGCCCGTCGATGGAATGGCCGCCATATTCCAGCATGGTGTTGGATCGTCGGAATTACCCAGGTCAACATAATTCATTCGGAAGCGGCATTTGGATCGCAGGCACTCGGCCATCGGGACGAAAATATGCCTTTTGTGGAGCGGTGTCAAATACCAGTGGCGACCCGGTCCCTGTTGTGGGCGTTTACAGTATCCCTCTCGATCTGCAGCGGATCGAAAACTATCCTGTTTTGGAGAATGGAGAGCTAAACCCGAATTTCAACCCCGATGAAGCGGAGGAGATCATCATTTCTGCCTGGGATACGCCAGTGGGGATCCGCGTAACCCGCACCAGCCGTGCCTGGAGCTACCCTGGTTATGATAGTTTCATCATTTACGAATATCAATTTGAAAACGTCACTGCGGATACGATCACGGATCTTTTCTTTACCTTTGCCAATACTTTCGCACCATCGATGTTCGGGTATCAACGGAATCATGGGAATTGGTCTGAGTCCGCCTTTCGCGGCCAGCCGCCAGCCGGGTTGGGCGATCACTTTGCTCGGTTCGACTTAAAAAGATGGATGAGCTATAATCATGAGCGAGATGGCCTTCCAGATCCAGATTTTTTTGAAAAATGGTCTCAGCCAGGGGATCGGGGTGGACTGAATTCGCCCCAGGCCGTGGGGATCATGGTACTGTATTACGATTATGACCATCTGAGCCGCAGGGATCAAACGAGGCAGGTGTTCCTGGCGCCGACTGATAGTATTGGGATGTGGGATGAAAACGGAAAGGCAAAACAGCCGTTTCTATTGCGCTATGAAAACGGCAACCTGCCAGCGGAATCGAAGACCATGACTTGGATGGACCCGTCGCTGGCGCGCAAGACCGGGATTTGGCAAGGAAAGAGCGATTCGACGCGGTTTCATGATCAATTCGAGCCAGCGCTTTGGCCATATTGGAAGGGCAGGACCAAGAGTTCGGTCAATCTTTCTTGGTGGCAGCCTGTTGCGCGCGCCTATGGCTTCTATCCCTATATTCTTCCCCCTGGGGATAAAATGCGCTTTTCCGTAGCTGAGCTGGTTGGCTACGGACCAGGCGTGGCGACCGATCGAAAGTACAAGGATCTCGGTGGCGCGGTCCGCGCTGGCGTCGATGCTGGCGCCTACTTCCACCCAGTTCCAAGCTGGTTCGACACGTTACAATATCCAAATCTGGGTAATAAGAATTATATCGGTAGCACCTATTTGCGCGATCATCCGTTGCCCTGGTATGTCACTCCTGGAGTGGTCTCCATCCGGGATGTAGCCGACAGGGCGATCGAGCTATATACCGGACGGCCATTGATCAAATACGATACGCTGCAGTACAAGCCCGAGGAGGCGCCGGCGACAGGTCGCTATAACACCATCCCCATCCCATTTCCAGCACCAGCAATTCGGGTCGAGGATACCCGCGCTGCGGCCAATCGAATCATATGGGGGCCTCAAGTGGAAAAGTTCAATACGCCAAGATTGCGAGCACCTTTCAGCCATTATGAGGTATTGAGAGCGCCCCATCCCTTGGGACCATGGAAGATCATTGCTACGGTCTACCCAGGCGATCCAGTCTATTTTAAAAATGGTGAATATTCGGTGCTCGATCCGGAAAGCAATCTTGGCGATAATGTGGCCTATGCAGTGGTTTCGGTGGATGGACTGGGCGGAAGAAGCGGCATGACCAATTTGACGCTGCATGAAACGCAAGCCCCACCCGCTGAAACGCTCGGCAAAGTGTACGTGGTACCGAACCCCCTCATCGTCTCAAGTGGGCTCGCTGGATCTGACCCCGGTGGCGAAATCAACGATCGAATCCAGTTCATGGGCCTGACACGACGATGCACTATCCGAATTTTTTCATACACCGGTCAATTGATCATGACAATCGAACATGAACAGGATACATACGGTAACCCGTGGTACCAGCTCAGCTATAACAATCAAATCATCGCCTCTGGAGTTTACTATTTTGTTGTTGAAGATCGGGAAACCAAAGCCAAATCCAAAGGCAAATTTATCGTCATCCATTAATGATTTATTAAGGTGAAAAGAAATGCGTTCGATCCGATTTACCATCCCACTGTTCGTCATTACAGCGCTGCTTTTAAGGGTTTCCGTTTCCAATGGCCAAAAAGTAGGAAGCACATCGATGCAATTTTTGAAGGTAACGCCAGGTGCACGGGCCACTGCCCTTGGGGAGGCGTATGCTGCTTGGGCGGCAGGACCAGAAGCTGTGTTCTGGAATCCTGCAGGCCTGGCGCGGCTTGAGAAAATGGGGATCTCGACCAGCTATATCAATTGGCTATTTGATGCGCAACAGGGAGCGATTGCGGCCGCTTTGACCATCAAACAGCTTGGTGCTATTGGATTCCAGGTGCAATACGCCGATTTTGGCCAGTTCGACGAAACCAGCACCCAACGCCCTTATATCAGCGATCCCGATAATCCAGGCTTTACCGGCCGAATATTTCATCCGTTCAGCTTCGTGGTAGGGGTTTGTTATGCCCGTGATCTGACCGATAAATTCTCTGTGGGCTTCGGGATGAAATATGCGTACGAATCGCTATTCAATGGGGACAGAGTAATAGCGATGATCAAGCAGGGCGTGTATGAAGAAGTGAAAACGTGGGCGAGCGTAGTCTTGTTCGATTTCGGCATCCGATACAACACTGGCTACCGGTCAATCCATATCGGCTCTTCAGTGCAAAATTTTGGGCCAGATGTGAAATATGCCAAAGAATCGCACCCAGTGCCGCTGCTATTTCGATTCGGTATTGGAGCAGATCTGATTGGCCCTGATGGACTGTTGTCCCGCAACGATAGTAGCAACCGATTAGGCTTAGCTGGCGATATCTTTCATCCTAATGATTATGACCAGCAAGTTCATTTCGGCCTCGAATATGAATTTGCCGCAAAGCTGGCGCTGCGCGCTGGGTACAAATTCAATTACGATTTTGATGGGCTAACTTTTGGCGCTGGCATCAAACACCAGTTCGAAGGGGTTCTGCTGACATTAGATTACAGTTACGGAGATATGGGGGATTACCTCGGATATGTTCAACGAATCAGTATGGGGATTGCTTTACCATGAGAAATTTAAGGCTTTTGATCTTAATGTTCGCTCTTTTTATTTCCAGAGCGATTCATGCTCAGGGATATGGAGGGCCGCTGAGCTTTCAGGGCGTAGATCATCTGGTTCTACATTCTGCTGCGGCGCGAGCAATGGGGGGGATAAGCTTCGCGATTAGAACCGATATTGGGACAATGTTTCAGCACCCAGCCGGCCTCTATTCGGTTCAAACAATGCAGCTCGCTCTTGCTGGGATGATGGAATCCCAACGTTTGCAGCAGAACCAGGAATATGCCCCGGTCCGCTATTATCCGAATCTGAGCCTCTTGTTGGAAGGGCTCACAGCTCGGATCCCAGACCCAGATACCAGTCTATTCGGATTCAGCGCCAAAGATACAGTGCAACGGCCATTCGACGACATTGGACCGAACTGGTCTCGAAAGAAAATGCGTCAGCAGCCAATCCAGGCTTTGATCGCCATTCCGATCGCAATTGGCAATTTGAAAATTGTTGCTGGCATGGGAGTAATGAACCAAGTGGACCTGAATCATTTTTATCAGAATAATAATCTCCTTTCGCCCCCGATTTTATCGCAGCGACCCCTGCCGACCTTACGACCGACCGATGACAACCCCCTCAAGGTGGATTGGCTCCAATCGATTCGATCCCGAGAGGGATGGATCAAGGGCTATGGCCTGGCACTTGCCAGTGGGATCGAAAAATTTCACCTCTGGTTCGGGGTGAGCGGAACGGCTTTAAGAGGCACCAGCGAAGACCTGGAACAGCAGATCGGTAGAGGAAAACTTACGTTCTTTTCTAATGCTTTCCGCATTGATTCTGTGTTTCATCGCACGATAAAAAGCGGAACATCGGAATTCGAAGGATATGAATTAACGATCAGTTGCCAGTGGGCCGGCCGCTACGCTACCCTCGGATGGTCCCTTCGCCCGGCTACAACGATCTCCAGATCTTATCATCTCACACTGCAAAGCGAATCGGATGCCGGGGTTCAATCCGAGCCTGTTATCGGCAAAGACAAACTAAAGCTTCCTTGGCGTGGAACCATCGGCCTTATGCTCACTCCCAGAGACAATTTGGCCTTTGGGCTCGAATGCGAAATTCGCCCTTATAAATCGCTTCGCTATATCGCGTCCGATGGGGAGGAAACAAGACCATGGCTGCCAGCCTCCCTGGTTCGCGTTGGAGCCGAATATCTGATCGCCCCATGGCTAGCGCTTCGAGCTGGTATCCGCGGTGAGGCTGAGGTGTTCGAGCCTGAGGGAAATCAACTCCCCGGAACGCCAGTAACTTATGAGGTCTATTCTGCGGGGGTTGGAGTGTTTCTTAATGAGTTTCGTTTGAACCTGAGCTATGAAAATTCGCTGATGAAATACCAAGACGTATGGTCCAGCGCCATCAGCAAAAATAGCGAGCGAACTCAGACATGGGTGATGCAGCTATCGTACGAGCTGCCGTGGCGAATAGGGGCCTCTAATTCTAAGTGAGAAATTTAAGCGCATCACTTCGAAAGTGCGATTGATAGCAAATTGATAAACTGAAATCGAGATCTGGAATTTTTTGATTGAAAAAATGGTGAAATTGGTTCAAATAAAGTCCCATCACATTTTTCAGTCGAACGAAGGAGGTGGATAATGAAAAAAGGTGTTACAGCAAGCATTGCGATAGCATTTGGATTGCTCTTCTTGCCATCACTTTGGGCCCAAAAAGTTGGGGATTATCGGACGCGCGCTAGCGGCGATTGGAATAAGGCGCAGAATTGGGAGCGATTCAACGGCTCGATTTGGGTGACCACGGGCACACCTCCCACTGGAGCAGAGACGATCACTGTCCGATCGACGGACTCGATTTTTGTCAACATCCCAGTTTCGATTACTGGCTTGCTAGTGAACCAGGGAATTGTTGAAGATAATTCCCAGCTCACCATCGCCAGTGGGGGCACCTATCAGCATGATCGTGATGGTGGCCGAATTCCCATCGCCAATTGGGAACAAGGCTCGATTATGATGCTAACTGGGGTGACTTCGACGGCGCCAACCGATCGGGATCAGGATTACTACCATCTTATCTTCAACACTCCCGGTTTGCTTTCGAATTTGAATATGAACCTGAGGGCGAATACCATTCGCGGCGATGTGAAAGTGATCAATACCGGATCGGCTCGATGGTATTTAACCACAGCTCTAGCTACAGACACATCAATTGTTACCATCATGGGTGATGTGATTGTGGAAGGCGGCGCGTTTTCGGTCCATGGCACAAGCAATGCCCAGACGACCTTCATCGTACATCACTATGGCAATATCGTGGTTACTGGGGGCAATTTTTCGATCAGCCGCGGATCGCAAGCAGGCGGAACAACCACATGGTATTTGTATGAAGGTAACT
This genomic stretch from candidate division KSB1 bacterium harbors:
- a CDS encoding glycoside hydrolase family 88 protein, with amino-acid sequence MKKLFQNFYVSAFGSLTVMLLSLSFISQQACISHRATRWSVRMADSEMKRNPEPWMIDFRETPKWEYTQGLVLKAILQVWQATGEEKYFQYVRAYYNQFIDSSGNILTYRLDEYNIDRINPGKPLFLLYEKTRDEKFKRAILLLREQMRTHPRTSEGGFWHKKIYPHQMWLDGIYMASPFLAEFAQKFDEPELLDDVVNQIVLMERHARDENTGLLYHGWDESRLQRWADPVTGRSPNFWGRAMGWYAMALVDVLDFLPDNHPRRAEVLAILNRLASAIAKYQDPKTGVWYQVVDQMGRSGNYLESSASCMFVYALLKGIRNGYLDRSFESNAQRGYNGIIQQFITVDPDGTANIHQVCSVAGLGGSPYRDGSFEYYISEPIRSNDPKAVGPFILASLEYEALRK
- a CDS encoding PorV/PorQ family protein — encoded protein: MRSIRFTIPLFVITALLLRVSVSNGQKVGSTSMQFLKVTPGARATALGEAYAAWAAGPEAVFWNPAGLARLEKMGISTSYINWLFDAQQGAIAAALTIKQLGAIGFQVQYADFGQFDETSTQRPYISDPDNPGFTGRIFHPFSFVVGVCYARDLTDKFSVGFGMKYAYESLFNGDRVIAMIKQGVYEEVKTWASVVLFDFGIRYNTGYRSIHIGSSVQNFGPDVKYAKESHPVPLLFRFGIGADLIGPDGLLSRNDSSNRLGLAGDIFHPNDYDQQVHFGLEYEFAAKLALRAGYKFNYDFDGLTFGAGIKHQFEGVLLTLDYSYGDMGDYLGYVQRISMGIALP
- a CDS encoding TonB-dependent receptor, with the protein product MTATNRLKFMKTIRYGGSGFHRSQSEWLRAGLIAIGLILILVSWVNGQSVGKIAGSVRDAKTGDPLPGANVVVVGTLLGAAADVNGEYYILNIPPGKYELRASMMGYEKMKVVDVIVHVNRTTRVDFKLEESVLEFGEVVVQATRPDVERDKTSTSSIVRFDDVQLLPGIRDIGDIIQLAVDVIDGHFRGGREGEEYYLLQGMGIVNPLDRSTAFQPIMSGVEEVEVITSGFGAQYGNAQSGIVNISMKEGDPHHWWTRLESRVRAPGRKHFGPSVFDPNANDYIRLLLNEQVWLRGDPSADLPQPYYGSMASGLTGSFAGDTLVQLAVAQALWQQTRRDIGRIYGNELDNSLELATGGPIDQRTRLFIAGRSNRRWSVFPTEGPNVEYQGMGNIVTDLGSGATVRLSAGLNHLHDYVFPGSNNVGGYQRWLWDRITGVRERKKVNAQFGVRVTKTVSPSSFYELKVNSLFTHNRLGATPVPPVLPDSVDFNWVVGTIAYPNNNSPDRLNYQMGYDSFTDERTRTISVDGAWTSQITKAHLLNAGIQLNSYGIDVSNFLNIRSSRQLENYTAKPFEAAIYIQDKMEFEGLIASVGLRFDLWYSGKKYYPDLYTPFGDPDSLGRFHPSQAVSKKPPIYGRLQPRLGFSFPISVRTVFHLNYGAFMQRPAFQYIVSTRLGQRLNDPIILGNPRLEPETTNSYDIGVVQALTEGITLDISGYYKDVKNLIQQSNFIDERAGYQVSSYFNLDYADIRGFRIALNKRRGNLTGSINYQFSYATGKSATATAATPIFNRDTLGVVTTDLTNVPTRDILLDFDRTHNLIVTISYTTGREWGPALFGGKPLAELAVSLHSSLQSGRPYTSPFDIRLINVKRTPMEFNTNLRLTKTLRHVVGLSATIYGEIYNLFNNKILNYDYLFQRPTATNPNLPLQYYELYPINDRQNGIRYWWDKGRQGPFSVDQSFLIYSNQPRSYQFGLVVEF
- a CDS encoding T9SS type A sorting domain-containing protein, with translation MGYRNIVAMAAAIIILVTVVVVSGQEVVVKLKPYDGTAESFVNAQIVADTTAAGGLQANRVYELARGKYYLHNAIFTVPNGKWLRMRAEAGTGPKPVIYLWETGTGSNPTRPPGNFVVLNGGNLELKDICIAGFFEPEPDRVGGVQGGLINTTAVGSTIILDGVIMSNINGQHVRTGQNTVKVQITNSIFANMGALTTSNLGAGKGIDLREAACDTFIVVNNTFVNYQDRAIRHYNFSNPQAGTGEIKYGRIEHNTFVNGMGFHGLFSLGNVGPEIIITNNLFVDAFALGEDSTDVTRAAEWANTGEFYPNGLNRITWIFTAPNEVTQWTVRNNYYTISDSGWAFLNDFKFGPGSPLSYHINKRLGADSVNAFTYINLSLVKIPRLMTNMMRWYESPTGGGRKKDQTNFVKERDDYDRRRIEFYRDTLNCSYPMTSVAYTGAQGGFPVGDLNWFPDKKAEWEQWVTRVQSEKGRMPTQFALHQNYPNPFNPSTTISFSIDKAGPVKLTVYNLLGQHMATLLDRNLSAGYHQVEFNASHLSDGVYFYKLEANGKASVRKMLLLK
- a CDS encoding T9SS C-terminal target domain-containing protein, which encodes MRRIGFFLLILMVWLGDGHCQVRDWRVHRRGMLHQTVFNTGELGRAYNAGGTILPGSPSMEWPPYSSMVLDRRNYPGQHNSFGSGIWIAGTRPSGRKYAFCGAVSNTSGDPVPVVGVYSIPLDLQRIENYPVLENGELNPNFNPDEAEEIIISAWDTPVGIRVTRTSRAWSYPGYDSFIIYEYQFENVTADTITDLFFTFANTFAPSMFGYQRNHGNWSESAFRGQPPAGLGDHFARFDLKRWMSYNHERDGLPDPDFFEKWSQPGDRGGLNSPQAVGIMVLYYDYDHLSRRDQTRQVFLAPTDSIGMWDENGKAKQPFLLRYENGNLPAESKTMTWMDPSLARKTGIWQGKSDSTRFHDQFEPALWPYWKGRTKSSVNLSWWQPVARAYGFYPYILPPGDKMRFSVAELVGYGPGVATDRKYKDLGGAVRAGVDAGAYFHPVPSWFDTLQYPNLGNKNYIGSTYLRDHPLPWYVTPGVVSIRDVADRAIELYTGRPLIKYDTLQYKPEEAPATGRYNTIPIPFPAPAIRVEDTRAAANRIIWGPQVEKFNTPRLRAPFSHYEVLRAPHPLGPWKIIATVYPGDPVYFKNGEYSVLDPESNLGDNVAYAVVSVDGLGGRSGMTNLTLHETQAPPAETLGKVYVVPNPLIVSSGLAGSDPGGEINDRIQFMGLTRRCTIRIFSYTGQLIMTIEHEQDTYGNPWYQLSYNNQIIASGVYYFVVEDRETKAKSKGKFIVIH